CGTTGAGCTTGCGACTGTTCCGTCGGCCGATACGCCAGGCACATGCATCTACCTACACCATGACCGAAGGACGTACATCTTGGGCCAGGTGGCGGAGGGTACGCAGCGAGCATTTGGTAGCCGAAAGATACACCTGGGAGGGACCGAGCACGTCTTTCTCAGTGGGAGTGTTGGATGGGATCAAATGGGCGGCCTGTTGGGTTACCTGCTCAGCGTTGGCGGCGCAATTGAGGCAGCCAAGGAGGCGACAATCACAGAGAATgtgaagaggaaagaaaaagggcaGAAGCCGCTGAATCAAGCGGTTCATGAAGGCATCAGTGTACATGGCGGAGACAACCTCTGTCATATACTAGCTTCTTGCCGACCAGTCATCTTCCGACAACCTATCAAGGTGCGACCCATTGAGTCCAGAGACGATCCTAGAAGTGCCGACCCTGCCAGAATAGAGCCAGACTGGACGGATGATGCTGTTCGGGTGTGGAAAGTGCCCGTCAGAAGAGCTCGTTCGATTAGTCCACCGAAGCGGCGCCACGAGGAAATGTCAAACAGACATgaacagacacagacacagacagaAGACGGATCTCCGAAAGGACGATCTCCCATTTCAGACCCTGAAGTTGCTGCCAGGATTGTGGAACGAGTCATGTTTAGTGGCAGCCTCATCAATGGATCAGTCTTGCCACGCCGCTGGATTCGCGATCTCAAGCCGACTGATAAAGCCGTCATTGTCGACGGCAGTACCATGAAACCTTACAAGGGACCATTTGCGTCTGATGGTGCTGAGCTCTCAAATCCTTATGAAAAGGCATGGGTGTTTCTAGAACCTGGTGACAGCATTGGGAATGAAAATGATGAAAGCGGCCTTGCCGTCAATCATATCCCTCTTCCAAAAACTGCCTACGGCGACACATCAATGTCTTACATTATCAAGTGTCACGATCGAAGAGGCAAATTCAACGCAGCCGCGGCAAAAGAATATGGCGTCAACGTCAAAGATTTCAAGCTGCTTACCAGCGGGCAGTCggtggaaggaaaagacggCAAGGTAGTCACACCTGAGATGGTCCTTGGCGAGCCTCAGCCTGGCAAGGGCATAGTGGTTGCAGACATTGCCACGCCCGATTTTCTCGACTCATTCATGGCACGACCAGAGTGGGAGTCTCCAGAACTGATGAAGCATGTTTGTGCAATGTACTGGATACTTGGTGAAGGCATGGCTTCTGATGCCCAGATCCAACAGTTCACAGAGAAGCACTCCCACATTAAGCACATTTTCTGTGCCAAAGACACATGTCCTGACATGATTACTCACCCTGGTGCCGCGGAAATTCAAACCAAACTACGGCAGATCGATCCCGAGCGATTCCCCTTGCCTCAATTCGACAACACCGTCAGGTTTCCCACGCCACGCGCCGACTCTCCCGTCGAGTTGGGACGCGCTGGCACAAGTTTCCAGCTAATGCCTCGGGTTGCCTTTGATGACGAGTCAATGGCTCAATTTCCGGATTTGCTGGCTGCCGCAAAATCGGTAGACAAAGACCTGATTTCTTTGGCtgatgaagccaaagcagaGGCTACAAATGCCGATTTCCTCGCTCGAGTTGAACAAAGCGAAACAGACATTCCCAATAGGGATGCCGAGATTATTCCCCTGGGAACAGGTTCATCCATGCCGAGCAAGCATCGAAACGTCTCGGCAACACTCATCCGAGTCCCCGGAATAGGGAACTACCTCCTTGACTGTGGTGAGGGCACACTCGGCCAAATACGCCGCGCCTTTACCGCCTGGGAAACTGCCGACATCCTTCGCAATCTCAAATGCATCGTTATCAGTCACGCCCATGCTGACCACCACCTGGGTACCGCATCCCTCATCAAAGCTTGGTATGAACAATCGCTTCGCGACGGCACCCAGGACACCCTCGCTATATCCTGCATCGGCCGCTACCGAATGATGCTCGAGGAACTCTCGCAAGTCGAAGATCTCGGCTTCCACCGCCTTCGATTCCCTAGCTGTCCCTCCCCGGATGAGCAAGACCGCGACATGACCACTGCAGAGGACCTTGGCGAAGAAAACTTTGGTCTCCGGTCTATCAAACGTATCCCCGTCCCGCACTGCTGGCGCTCATACGGCACACAGCTCGAACTGACGTCTGGCTTGCGAATTGCCTACTCTGGCGACTGTCGACCATCGAGCGCGTTTGCCCAGGGATGCAAGGGAGCACACCTGCTCATTCACGAGTGTACCTTTGGTGACGATAAGCAGGACCATgcaaaggccaagaagcactCTACAATGGGAGAGGCGCTTGGCGTGGCGAGAGAGATGGAAGCGAGGAGAACGCTGTTGACGCATTTTTCTCAGCGCTATGCAAAGTCAGATTCGCTGAGGGCGAAGGCAGTGGAAGGCGAGGAGCAGGATGTGTTGCTGGCGTTTGATCTGATGAGGGTTAAGCTGGGGGACTTTCAGAAGGCGGCTTGTTATCTTCCTGCTGTGGGGAAGTTGATGGAGAGCTTGGATAAGAAGGGGTTGGATAGACTTGAAGATACCACTCAATAGATAGGACAGCTACTTACGGATCATGCAGCATGTTGAGGTTTTAGACTTGAATATACCACTCAATATAGGAAAGCTTGATTCCACTTTACGGATCATATAGTATGTTGCCGACCTAGACTTGCGCAGTTGTGTTGAGATGCCATCGAGCGAGTTTTGGACATATCGCGGATAGTTTTAGCGTTGTACTATACTTGTGACAGACATGGTTACTCGTTGCCCCGTAATTACATGCTATTGAGTACAGAGAGATTGCATGTTTCAGCTACAAGGTAGTTACCACGGATCTGGAGGCGTCATGTGAGCATGCAGTCAAGTTTCAATACCAAACATCTCCGTAGAATGTGAAGAGTTGAGTCGAGCTAGACAAACAGCAACTGTATTTACACTGTTCAACAGACATACATCCAGCATAATAAGCATCAGCACAACTATTCGTACCCTCTTCACAGCATTTACCCAAAAACACCTTATCAATCGCTGCCACATCAATGCCTTGAGTCGTGAACCCCACGAACAATAAGAAGGCCATCCAATCACCGACATCGGCCCCTCTGACCATCCTTTGTTCACTGCCCTCTCAAAAGCCGCCAATTCACAATCCGCCCCACCAAAAAGTCCAGTCTCACGATTCACCGCCCAGCCAAGCCTTTGGAAACCGCACGAACCCTTCAAGCCGCCAAATGCCGAACCTCGTCACAATCAACACACTCTAGGCGCAGCTTTCTTTGTCAATTAACAAACCCGGACCACAGACGACGGAACAGAGCGGCGACGAGCTCGGAATTGTCAACATGTCGGCGTCGTTACCTGGGAATAGGGACCTTCCGGTTTCGCAGTATGATCTGGGGACGTATCTGGGGAGGGTGAAGCATGCGGTTGGGTTGACGGATCCGAGGTACGATGTATTCTGGACAGTTTCCGGGTCAAACTTCAAGATGAGGGCTTGACTCCTGTCAATTGAAAAGATGACTGACCTGTCGCAGCACCCTCCTCGCCGGGACGAGCGGTCTCGAAAGCGCAAAGCGCCTCGTCACGGAATACAAGACCGGAAAGATAGCACACATGACGCCCGAGCTATGGCATGCGAAAAAAGTAGTCGACTCGACTCTCCATCCCGGTACGACTCACTACACCCCGATACCAAAACGCAAAAACTAACCTGCATAGACACCGGCGAGCCCGTGTTCCTCCCCTTCCGCATGTCCTCCTTCGTCATAACCAACCTCATCGTCACGGCTGGCATGCTGCAGCCCGGCCTCCAAACACCCGGCATAATCGCATGGCAAATCGCCAACCAATCCCTCAACGTGGCCATCAACTCCGCCAACGCGAACAAATCGTCCCCCATGTCGACCGCCACGCTCGCAAAGTCCTACGCCGTCGCCGTGTCGGCATCCTGCTCCGTAGCACTGGGCCTCAACTCGCTGGTGCCCCGACTGCGCGTCACGCCCGCGACACGCAACATCCTCAGCCGGCTGGTGCCCTTTGCGGCGGTCGCGACGGCCGGCGCTCTAAATGCGTATCTTATGCGTCGGGGAGAAATCACCACTGGCATTGATGTGCGGCCCGTGCTGTCAGAGGATCAGAAGAGGAAATTGCAGGAGGAGGGGAAATCTGAGCGCGATGTGCCTAGCTTGGGACGGTCGCAAAAAGCTGCCAAGCTGGCTGTGTATGAGACTGCGGCTAGTAGGGTGTTCAACAGCTCGCCTATTATGATTATCCCGCCGATGGTGCTGTACCACATGCAGACCAAGCAGGCTTGGTATAGGAACATGATGGAGGGTGCGTATATCAAGTCGCGGCCGAGACTGGCGGCCGGTATTCCGATTGGCTTGAATTTGGTGCTTATTGCGGCTACGTCGTTTGCGGTGCTGCCGTTGGCGCTGGCTGTGTTCccgcagcagcaggagattgCGGCGGAgagcttggaggaggagtttAGGGGGAAGGGCGGGTATAACGGCAAGGTGTGGTTTAATAGGGGTTTGTAGGTGGTGGATAGAGGAGATGAGGCAATTCAGGGTGATGGATGGCGTTGGACAGAGCGGTCGTTTGGCGCAGATTTTGGGGCGCGGACAAATACTATAGATTAGATTTGCATGTCGTTGTAGaatacaagaaaacttggcaATCACGAGCATCAAAGCTAGCCAACTTCCGCAATCACCAGGGATAAACAGACAAACCATCTATCAAATGCTACTTAGAGAAGTAAGTTGCCTTTGTATCAGCTAAGTAAGGCGCTACTTATCAGTGCTTGAAGCTGTTAAACTGTCCATCAGCTCACCCAACATCTAACATCACCACAAATCACAACTCCAACGCTACCTcaccgcaacagcagcatccTCTAAACCCCCAACCTTCAAAAACACATCAGACCTCAAACCATCAGCAGCCCACGTAAAAGAAACGACCCTCCCCCCATCCACACGAAACCTAAATAGATAACACCCCATCTCAACAGAATTATacctccccctcctcttGGACTCATCATGCCCCAAAACCCACTCAAACACACCCTCACACAGATATCTCAACTCATATTCTTGACTATCACGTCCCTGAAACCGAAGTGCCAATTTATTCCGCGAGTCACACAccgccaaatcaaccacAAATAGCTGCGACGAGTGCACATATCTCCCTGCAAAAGTATCTAACCTTGGCGTCTTGCCATCCCGCATGTTTTCTATCTCAGTGGCCATGTTTTCAAAGAGACTGATATACCGCTTACTAGCTTCCATTGCTAGTTTGACGTAATCATTCGAGTCTATATCGAAGAGTGCTTGTGTAAAAGTTCGAGATATCCAGTCCGCTGCGTCGCTAAGGGCGATGGAATTAGTGAGCACGATGACAGCGGATTCCGTTGCCGGAAAGAGTGCCATGTGCGAATAATATCCCACTGTGCTTCCCTGATGGTAAATCATTTGCATGGGGTGATGCTCATCTCCAAGGAGCGGTTGCTCTGAAAGCGTCCAGACATCCATGTTATCCCCAATTAGACCAACTCGTCCAGGAAGTTGTGTGCGTATCCAACCTAAACCATACGACCGTTCATTCAGCGACGGATTCATAATAGCAGCATGATTGCTCAAAATATACGGCACGTCCTTCAGCACAGATTCATCCGGACGCGAAATACAATCCAGAATAGCACCCGCCCATGTCGTCAAATCCTTTACGCTGGAGAACAACCCCCCCGACGCTTCGAAGAACGTATCCCTAAATACCTGCCGTTTCGAAAGATGAAATGCCGTCCCGTCAGCCAACCCAGCATACGGCTCAGCAACACCCTCCAAAGAATCAACATCAAACCCCGTAGATGTCATCCCCAAGGGGCTTAGAACAAGCTCCCGCAACGCCTGCGCGAGTCCCTTCCCTGTGACTCTATCAATAACAAGACCTGCAAGAGCGTATCCCCACACAAAGTACGACCAGCCCCCACGGAAGGGAAATAACTGCGGAAAATGGTTGAAGAGTGTGAATAGAGATTCTTTGGGTAGGAGCAtgtcgccatcgccttggAACACGAAGCTCATGGCTGCCCCGCCTGCTAGACCACATCTATGAGAGAGGATGTCCGTGACGGTAAGGAGatttgtgatgatggagtCATCTTGGTTTAACTCGGGGAGGAGGTCCTTGATGGGCGTGTGCCATGTTAGGTGTCCTGCGTGGACGAGCTTGGCTATTGCGGCTGCGATGAAAGCTTTTGTGAGAGAGCCGATGCCGTAGGCTGTGTTGGAATCGGTTTTGATTTGGTTCTCCAGGTCGCTGTAGCCGTGGTTATATGTGTGGAGGAGTTTCCCTTTGTGTATGATTGCGATGGAAGCTCCTGGGACGCCGGAGGCTTGG
The genomic region above belongs to Pochonia chlamydosporia 170 chromosome 2, whole genome shotgun sequence and contains:
- a CDS encoding penicillin-binding protein (similar to Beauveria bassiana ARSEF 2860 XP_008598227.1), which gives rise to MNHNAQDTQPEPNDIASRLQKANTQVSQICQASGVPGASIAIIHKGKLLHTYNHGYSDLENQIKTDSNTAYGIGSLTKAFIAAAIAKLVHAGHLTWHTPIKDLLPELNQDDSIITNLLTVTDILSHRCGLAGGAAMSFVFQGDGDMLLPKESLFTLFNHFPQLFPFRGGWSYFVWGYALAGLVIDRVTGKGLAQALRELVLSPLGMTSTGFDVDSLEGVAEPYAGLADGTAFHLSKRQVFRDTFFEASGGLFSSVKDLTTWAGAILDCISRPDESVLKDVPYILSNHAAIMNPSLNERSYGLGWIRTQLPGRVGLIGDNMDVWTLSEQPLLGDEHHPMQMIYHQGSTVGYYSHMALFPATESAVIVLTNSIALSDAADWISRTFTQALFDIDSNDYVKLAMEASKRYISLFENMATEIENMRDGKTPRLDTFAGRYVHSSQLFVVDLAVCDSRNKLALRFQGRDSQEYELRYLCEGVFEWVLGHDESKRRGRYNSVEMGCYLFRFRVDGGRVVSFTWAADGLRSDVFLKVGGLEDAAVAVR
- a CDS encoding mitochondrial cation transporter (similar to Cordyceps militaris CM01 XP_006667997.1), producing the protein MSASLPGNRDLPVSQYDLGTYLGRVKHAVGLTDPSTLLAGTSGLESAKRLVTEYKTGKIAHMTPELWHAKKVVDSTLHPDTGEPVFLPFRMSSFVITNLIVTAGMLQPGLQTPGIIAWQIANQSLNVAINSANANKSSPMSTATLAKSYAVAVSASCSVALGLNSLVPRLRVTPATRNILSRLVPFAAVATAGALNAYLMRRGEITTGIDVRPVLSEDQKRKLQEEGKSERDVPSLGRSQKAAKLAVYETAASRVFNSSPIMIIPPMVLYHMQTKQAWYRNMMEGAYIKSRPRLAAGIPIGLNLVLIAATSFAVLPLALAVFPQQQEIAAESLEEEFRGKGGYNGKVWFNRGL
- a CDS encoding tRNA processing endoribonuclease Trz1 (similar to Cordyceps militaris CM01 XP_006667994.1), which translates into the protein MTTTVELATVPSADTPGTCIYLHHDRRTYILGQVAEGTQRAFGSRKIHLGGTEHVFLSGSVGWDQMGGLLGYLLSVGGAIEAAKEATITENVKRKEKGQKPLNQAVHEGISVHGGDNLCHILASCRPVIFRQPIKVRPIESRDDPRSADPARIEPDWTDDAVRVWKVPVRRARSISPPKRRHEEMSNRHEQTQTQTEDGSPKGRSPISDPEVAARIVERVMFSGSLINGSVLPRRWIRDLKPTDKAVIVDGSTMKPYKGPFASDGAELSNPYEKAWVFLEPGDSIGNENDESGLAVNHIPLPKTAYGDTSMSYIIKCHDRRGKFNAAAAKEYGVNVKDFKLLTSGQSVEGKDGKVVTPEMVLGEPQPGKGIVVADIATPDFLDSFMARPEWESPELMKHVCAMYWILGEGMASDAQIQQFTEKHSHIKHIFCAKDTCPDMITHPGAAEIQTKLRQIDPERFPLPQFDNTVRFPTPRADSPVELGRAGTSFQLMPRVAFDDESMAQFPDLLAAAKSVDKDLISLADEAKAEATNADFLARVEQSETDIPNRDAEIIPLGTGSSMPSKHRNVSATLIRVPGIGNYLLDCGEGTLGQIRRAFTAWETADILRNLKCIVISHAHADHHLGTASLIKAWYEQSLRDGTQDTLAISCIGRYRMMLEELSQVEDLGFHRLRFPSCPSPDEQDRDMTTAEDLGEENFGLRSIKRIPVPHCWRSYGTQLELTSGLRIAYSGDCRPSSAFAQGCKGAHLLIHECTFGDDKQDHAKAKKHSTMGEALGVAREMEARRTLLTHFSQRYAKSDSLRAKAVEGEEQDVLLAFDLMRVKLGDFQKAACYLPAVGKLMESLDKKGLDRLEDTTQ